Proteins encoded by one window of Candidatus Anoxymicrobium japonicum:
- a CDS encoding TraB/GumN family protein, with protein MRNCLHAESGNNVRNHGEMDELAGVDFSQWIVMYQSGARSMKALVFFSAALAFVLGNASAQDMAEPISPEPTTTRMETLVVSGNQPGPGMWRVSNGDHDLWILGTLSPLPKRMQWESGKVERLVARSQELLAQPSVTVTADVGFFGRLALIPTALRARNNPDGKPLQEHVSDALYQRWLVLKKRYLGRNKSVEKRRPIMAATTLYEEALDDNALSEKNRVWPVLRKSAKRNKVPITVPMVTIEIANPKATLKEFAKTTLDDEACFAATLERLETDMGNMKARANAWAVGDVPALIALPHPDERSVCGDAVLATAIAEKQGMADLREQLRVRWLQAADAALLKNETTVAVMPINSLLGDDGYLVALGERGYSVVAPE; from the coding sequence ATGCGCAACTGTCTGCATGCAGAGTCAGGCAATAATGTGCGAAATCATGGTGAAATGGACGAACTCGCTGGCGTCGACTTTTCACAGTGGATAGTGATGTATCAATCAGGAGCCCGTTCAATGAAAGCACTCGTTTTTTTCTCGGCCGCGCTCGCATTTGTGCTGGGCAATGCCTCGGCCCAGGACATGGCAGAGCCAATTTCGCCTGAACCGACAACCACACGCATGGAAACGCTTGTTGTCAGCGGCAATCAGCCCGGGCCGGGCATGTGGCGCGTCAGCAACGGCGATCACGACCTGTGGATACTGGGCACGCTGTCGCCATTGCCCAAACGCATGCAGTGGGAGTCGGGCAAGGTTGAGCGGTTGGTCGCGCGATCACAGGAGTTGTTGGCGCAACCCTCGGTAACTGTAACCGCCGATGTCGGCTTCTTTGGTCGTCTGGCACTGATTCCAACCGCGCTGCGTGCACGCAACAACCCCGATGGCAAACCGTTGCAGGAGCATGTGTCGGATGCGTTGTACCAGCGCTGGCTGGTTTTGAAAAAACGCTATCTGGGACGCAACAAATCGGTGGAAAAGCGACGGCCGATCATGGCTGCGACCACGCTGTACGAAGAAGCGCTGGATGACAATGCATTGAGCGAAAAGAACCGGGTCTGGCCGGTGTTGCGCAAATCCGCCAAGCGCAACAAGGTTCCCATTACCGTGCCGATGGTGACCATCGAAATTGCCAATCCCAAGGCCACGCTGAAGGAGTTTGCAAAAACAACGCTCGATGACGAAGCCTGTTTTGCGGCGACGCTGGAGCGGCTGGAAACCGACATGGGCAACATGAAGGCGCGCGCCAACGCCTGGGCGGTTGGTGATGTGCCGGCGCTGATTGCGTTGCCGCATCCGGATGAGCGCAGCGTTTGCGGCGATGCCGTGTTGGCAACCGCAATTGCCGAAAAGCAGGGCATGGCTGATCTGCGCGAGCAATTGCGTGTGCGCTGGCTGCAGGCGGCCGATGCGGCGTTGCTCAAGAATGAAACGACGGTTGCGGTGATGCCGATCAACAGTCTGCTGGGCGACGACGGATACCTGGTGGCGTTGGGTGAGCGTGGCTATAGCGTGGTGGCGCCAGAGTAA